Proteins encoded in a region of the Vicia villosa cultivar HV-30 ecotype Madison, WI linkage group LG5, Vvil1.0, whole genome shotgun sequence genome:
- the LOC131603708 gene encoding endoglucanase 6: MEKLPQLFFILPLFLFPFAFAGHDYGQALSKSIMFFEAQRSGYLPHNQRVSWRSHSGLQDGKVSGVDLVGGYYDAGDNVKFGLPMAFTVTMMSWSIIEYGKQMASSGELGHAMEAVKWGTDYFIKAHPEPNVLYGEVGDGNTDHKCWQRPEDMTTDRHAYKIDPSNPGSDLAGETAAAMAAASIVFRRSNPAYSHELLSHAYELFDFADKYRGKYDSSITVAQKYYRSISGYNDELLWAAAWLYQASNNQYYLDYLGRNGDAMGGTGWQMTEFSWDVKYPGVQTLVAKFLLQGKAGIHTPVFEKYLEKSEYFMCSCMGRGTHNVQRTPGGLIYRQRWNNLQFATSSSFLATVYSDYLASSARDLKCASGYVAPSQLLSFAKSQVDYILGDNPRATSYMVGYGNNFPQRVHHRGSSIVSIKANPSFVSCMGGYDTWFSSKRSNTNILTGAIVGGPDAYDDFADERKNYEQTEPATYNNAPLIGVLARLGGGHGGYNQLLPVVVTAPKPIVTRQHSFTKPRITPSPASWSGPISVEQKMTHSWVANGITYYRYSTTVTNKSNKNLKSLNLSISKLYGPIWGLTKSGNSYTFPAWINTLSAGKSLEFVYIHSTSPADVSVANYLLA, translated from the exons ATGGAAAAGTTACCGcaactctttttcattcttcctcTGTTTCTATTTCCCTTTGCCTTTGCTGGCCATGACTACGGCCAAGCTCTGAGTAAGAGCATTATGTTCTTCGAGGCTCAGAGATCTGGTTACCTTCCTCATAACCAGAGAGTTTCATGGAGATCTCATTCCGGTCTTCAAGACGGTAAAGTGAGCGGCGTAGATCTAGTCGGCGGTTACTATGACGCCGGCGATAATGTGAAATTTGGGTTACCTATGGCTTTTACTGTGACAATGATGTCGTGGAGTATCATTGAGTATGGTAAACAAATGGCGAGTAGTGGTGAACTTGGTCATGCCATGGAGGCTGTGAAATGGGGGACTGATTATTTCATTAAGGCTCATCCTGAACCTAATGTTCTGTatggagag GTAGGGGACGGAAACACTGACCACAAGTGTTGGCAGCGACCAGAGGATATGACTACTGACCGTCACGCTTACAAGATTGATCCGAGCAATCCCGGGTCGGATCTCGCCGGAGAAACCGCCGCGGCTATGGCAGCAGCTTCCATAGTCTTCCGACGTTCTAACCCTGCGTATTCTCATGAACTACTCAGTCATGCTTATGAG TTGTTTGATTTTGCGGATAAATACCGAGGCAAATATGACAGCAGCATCACAGTTGCGCAGAAGTACTATAGATCTATCAGTGGCTATAAT GATGAATTGCTTTGGGCTGCTGCATGGTTGTATCAAGCATCTAACAACCAATATTACTTGGATTACCTCGGTAGAAATGGTGATGCCATGGGTGGAACTGGTTGGCAGATGACTGAATTTAGTTGGGATGTGAAGTATCCTGGTGTTCAGACTTTGGTTGCCAAG TTTCTATTGCAAGGAAAAGCTGGCATTCATACACCGGTGTTTGAAAAATATCTTGAAAAGTCTGAGTATTTCATGTGTTCATGCATGGGAAGGGGTACTCACAATGTTCAAAGGACACCCGGTGGCCTAATATACCGCCAGAGATGGAACAACTTGCAGTTCGCCACAAGTTCCTCCTTTTTAGCTACAGTTTATTCTGACTACCTCGCTTCGTCTGCTAGGGACTTGAAATGTGCTTCTGGCTATGTCGCTCCTTCTCAGCTTCTCTCATTCGCAAAGTCTCAGGTGGATTACATTCTTGGGGACAACCCGAGGGCTACCAGTTACATGGTTGGATATGGAAACAATTTCCCTCAAAGAGTTCACCACAGAGGTTCATCCATTGTTTCAATCAAGGCTAACCCTTCATTTGTCAGCTGTATGGGAGGTTATGATACTTGGTTTAGCAGCAAAAGGAGCAACACCAATATACTAACCGGTGCTATTGTTGGTGGACCTGATGCATACGATGACTTTGCTGATGAAAGAAAGAACTATGAACAAACAGAACCAGCAACCTACAACAATGCTCCTCTTATAGGTGTTCTTGCTCGGCTCGGTGGCGGTCATGGTGGTTATAACCAGCTCCTTCCAG TTGTTGTTACAGCTCCTAAGCCTATTGTTACCAGGCAACATTCATTCACCAAACCCAGGATAACTCCATCCCCAG CTTCATGGTCAGGTCCAATTTCCGTTGAACAGAAAATGACACACTCATGGGTTGCAAATGGAATAACTTACTATAGATATTCAACAACTGTGACTAACAAATCAAACAAGAATCTCAAGTCTCTCAATCTTTCAATATCCAAGCTTTACGGTCCAATCTGGGGACTAACAAAGTCTGGTAATTCATACACATTCCCAGCATGGATTAACACATTATCAGCCGGTAAAAGCCTTGAATTTGTCTACATCCATTCTACCTCTCCAGCAGATGTCTCAGTCGCGAACTACTTGTTGGCCTGA
- the LOC131603710 gene encoding uncharacterized protein LOC131603710 isoform X1 has product MNNETELVQLCLNAACITSQTVDKWRLQRRSLDRLPSHLADALLRCLITRRLLHPSLLEVFKHSAEEIDLRGDNSVDAEWMAYLGAFRHLRYLNIAECHRINSSALWPTAGMNSLKELDLSRCSKVNDAGINHILSIPNLEKLHISKTGVTAKGIKLLASLKKLSLLDLGGLPVDDAALASLQVLENLQHIELWGSKVSNEGAALLNNFPKLTHLNLDWTSVTKLPNLSALECLNMSNCTIDSILKDDKSPLTKLIFSGSKFLNEAETLLYANISFLSFLDLAHTGLDKFFFLSKLKVIEHLNLSSCMMDDDSVEIVACIGGKLKSLNLSGTCVSSAGLGVLAGHVPNLEILSLSQTSVDDTAFSFISMMPSLKDVDLSSTNIKVLSGLSSGFLNQGETDSDSLSLTTIQNLEQLERLNLEHTQVINEALFPLSSFQALRYLSLKSPSLADISLYHLSSVPKLTKLSICDAVLTNYALEKFKVPETLKLMDLRGCWLLTKEAILSFCRNHPQIEVRHELVTVLPFEEIGRHNHSSPSRLTSRTMQATKKKEQTSLSPSFVDQRMKYSRDELLAFQFMSLPLASSSERDNSILEKQLDSMHNSSA; this is encoded by the exons ATGAACAACGAAACCGAATTAGTTCAACTTTGCTTAAACGCAGCTTGCATAACCAGTCAAACCGTTGACAAATGGCGCTTACAGCGACGCTCTCTCGATCGCCTACCTTCTCATCTTGCCGACGCTCTCCTCCGCTGCCTCATCACTCGCCGTCTCCTCCACCCCTCCCTCCTCGA ggttttcaaacaCAGTGCGGAAGAGATTGATTTGAGAGGCGATAACTCTGTTGATGCAGAATGGATGGCTTATTTGGGAGCGTTTCGCCATTTGCGCTATTTGAATATTGCTGAATGTCACCGAATTAATTCTTCAGCTCTTTGGCCTACTGCAG GAATGAATAGTCTTAAAGAGTTGGATCTATCTAGATGCTCCAAAGTTAATGATGCTGGAATTAATCATATACTTTCTATTCCTAATTTGGAAAAGTTGCACATTTCGAAAACTGGTGTTACTGCCAAAGGAATCAAGCTTCTTGCTTCTCTTAAAAAATTGTCGCTTCTTGATTTGGGTGGTTTGCCCGTGGATGATGCAGCTTTAGCTTCGCTGCAG GTACTGGAAAATCTACAACACATTGAACTCTGGGGTAGTAAAGTATCAAATGAAGGCGCTGCCCTTCTTAATAACTTTCCCAAGTTAACCCATCTAAATCTTGATTGGACCAGTGTCACAAAATTGCCTAATTTATCAGCTCTTGAATGCCTCAACATGAGTAATTGTACTATTGACTCTATTCTCAAAGATGATAAATCTCCTTTGACAAAGCTTATTTTCTCCGGGTCTAAATTCCTGAATGAAGCTGAAACCCTATTGTATGCAAATATAAGTTTCTTGTCCTTTCTGGACTTGGCCCATACCGGCCTTGACAAATTCTTCTTCTTAAGTAAACTGAAAGTAATAGAACATCTCAATCTCAGCTCATGTATGATGGATGATGATTCAGTTGAGATTGTTGCATGTATTGGTGGAAAGTTGAAAAGTCTGAATCTGAGTGGAACTTGTGTTAGCTCGGCTGGATTAGGGGTTTTAGCTGGACATGTTCCCAATCTTGAAATTCTGTCGCTATCTCAAACATCAGTGGATGATACTGCCTTCTCATTTATCAGCATGATGCCTTCATTGAAGGATGTTGATCTGAGCAGTACAAACATCAAAG TCTTGTCTGGTTTATCTTCAGGATTTTTGAACCAGGGAGAGACTGACTCGGACTCTCTCTCTCTTACGACCATACAAAATCTTGAACAATTAGAAAGGCTGAATTTGGAGCACACTCAAGTCATCAATGAAGCTTTATTCCCTTTATCAAGCTTCCAAGCGCTGCGATATTTATCTCTTAAAAGTCCTTCACTTGCAGACATCTCACTTTACCATCTATCATCAGTTCCTAAATTGACAAAGCTAAGTATCTGCGATGCAGTTTTGACCAATTATGCTCTTGAAAAGTTTAAGGTTCCTGAAACTCTCAAACTGATGGACCTCAGAGGTTGTTGGCTCTTAACAAAAGAAGCTATCTTATCATTCTGTAGAAATCATCCACAAATTGAAGTAAGGCATGAACTTGTTACGGTACTTCCCTTTGAAGAAATTGGACGTCATAATCATTCATCTCCATCTCGATTAACTTCAAGGACTATGCAAGCAactaagaagaaagaacaaacgTCCTTATCTCCATCTTTTGTAG ATCAAAGGATGAAATATAGCAGAGATGAGTTACTTGCATTTCAGTTTATGTCTTTGCCTCTTGCATCCAGTAGTGAGAGGGACAACTCAATACTTGAGAAGCAATTGGATTCAAT GCACAACTCGTCTGCATGA
- the LOC131603710 gene encoding uncharacterized protein LOC131603710 isoform X2: protein MNNETELVQLCLNAACITSQTVDKWRLQRRSLDRLPSHLADALLRCLITRRLLHPSLLEVFKHSAEEIDLRGDNSVDAEWMAYLGAFRHLRYLNIAECHRINSSALWPTAGMNSLKELDLSRCSKVNDAGINHILSIPNLEKLHISKTGVTAKGIKLLASLKKLSLLDLGGLPVDDAALASLQVLENLQHIELWGSKVSNEGAALLNNFPKLTHLNLDWTSVTKLPNLSALECLNMSNCTIDSILKDDKSPLTKLIFSGSKFLNEAETLLYANISFLSFLDLAHTGLDKFFFLSKLKVIEHLNLSSCMMDDDSVEIVACIGGKLKSLNLSGTCVSSAGLGVLAGHVPNLEILSLSQTSVDDTAFSFISMMPSLKDVDLSSTNIKGFLNQGETDSDSLSLTTIQNLEQLERLNLEHTQVINEALFPLSSFQALRYLSLKSPSLADISLYHLSSVPKLTKLSICDAVLTNYALEKFKVPETLKLMDLRGCWLLTKEAILSFCRNHPQIEVRHELVTVLPFEEIGRHNHSSPSRLTSRTMQATKKKEQTSLSPSFVDQRMKYSRDELLAFQFMSLPLASSSERDNSILEKQLDSMHNSSA, encoded by the exons ATGAACAACGAAACCGAATTAGTTCAACTTTGCTTAAACGCAGCTTGCATAACCAGTCAAACCGTTGACAAATGGCGCTTACAGCGACGCTCTCTCGATCGCCTACCTTCTCATCTTGCCGACGCTCTCCTCCGCTGCCTCATCACTCGCCGTCTCCTCCACCCCTCCCTCCTCGA ggttttcaaacaCAGTGCGGAAGAGATTGATTTGAGAGGCGATAACTCTGTTGATGCAGAATGGATGGCTTATTTGGGAGCGTTTCGCCATTTGCGCTATTTGAATATTGCTGAATGTCACCGAATTAATTCTTCAGCTCTTTGGCCTACTGCAG GAATGAATAGTCTTAAAGAGTTGGATCTATCTAGATGCTCCAAAGTTAATGATGCTGGAATTAATCATATACTTTCTATTCCTAATTTGGAAAAGTTGCACATTTCGAAAACTGGTGTTACTGCCAAAGGAATCAAGCTTCTTGCTTCTCTTAAAAAATTGTCGCTTCTTGATTTGGGTGGTTTGCCCGTGGATGATGCAGCTTTAGCTTCGCTGCAG GTACTGGAAAATCTACAACACATTGAACTCTGGGGTAGTAAAGTATCAAATGAAGGCGCTGCCCTTCTTAATAACTTTCCCAAGTTAACCCATCTAAATCTTGATTGGACCAGTGTCACAAAATTGCCTAATTTATCAGCTCTTGAATGCCTCAACATGAGTAATTGTACTATTGACTCTATTCTCAAAGATGATAAATCTCCTTTGACAAAGCTTATTTTCTCCGGGTCTAAATTCCTGAATGAAGCTGAAACCCTATTGTATGCAAATATAAGTTTCTTGTCCTTTCTGGACTTGGCCCATACCGGCCTTGACAAATTCTTCTTCTTAAGTAAACTGAAAGTAATAGAACATCTCAATCTCAGCTCATGTATGATGGATGATGATTCAGTTGAGATTGTTGCATGTATTGGTGGAAAGTTGAAAAGTCTGAATCTGAGTGGAACTTGTGTTAGCTCGGCTGGATTAGGGGTTTTAGCTGGACATGTTCCCAATCTTGAAATTCTGTCGCTATCTCAAACATCAGTGGATGATACTGCCTTCTCATTTATCAGCATGATGCCTTCATTGAAGGATGTTGATCTGAGCAGTACAAACATCAAAG GATTTTTGAACCAGGGAGAGACTGACTCGGACTCTCTCTCTCTTACGACCATACAAAATCTTGAACAATTAGAAAGGCTGAATTTGGAGCACACTCAAGTCATCAATGAAGCTTTATTCCCTTTATCAAGCTTCCAAGCGCTGCGATATTTATCTCTTAAAAGTCCTTCACTTGCAGACATCTCACTTTACCATCTATCATCAGTTCCTAAATTGACAAAGCTAAGTATCTGCGATGCAGTTTTGACCAATTATGCTCTTGAAAAGTTTAAGGTTCCTGAAACTCTCAAACTGATGGACCTCAGAGGTTGTTGGCTCTTAACAAAAGAAGCTATCTTATCATTCTGTAGAAATCATCCACAAATTGAAGTAAGGCATGAACTTGTTACGGTACTTCCCTTTGAAGAAATTGGACGTCATAATCATTCATCTCCATCTCGATTAACTTCAAGGACTATGCAAGCAactaagaagaaagaacaaacgTCCTTATCTCCATCTTTTGTAG ATCAAAGGATGAAATATAGCAGAGATGAGTTACTTGCATTTCAGTTTATGTCTTTGCCTCTTGCATCCAGTAGTGAGAGGGACAACTCAATACTTGAGAAGCAATTGGATTCAAT GCACAACTCGTCTGCATGA